One genomic window of Brevundimonas vesicularis includes the following:
- a CDS encoding VOC family protein: MSETHRAVAILASRDLKVSEAFYARLGFRVVSDHGHYLILSDGRGWHLHLSAAQWPGRIEDNPFGLYLYVDDVDAVADRVRDLILAPGSPELKPWGTYEFAVSDPDGTLVRIGRISD, translated from the coding sequence ATGAGCGAGACGCATCGAGCCGTCGCCATTCTGGCCAGTCGTGACCTGAAGGTCAGCGAAGCTTTCTACGCCCGCCTCGGCTTTCGGGTCGTCAGCGACCATGGGCACTATCTGATCCTGTCCGATGGTCGGGGGTGGCATCTGCATCTGAGCGCCGCCCAATGGCCGGGACGGATCGAGGACAATCCTTTCGGCCTGTACCTCTATGTGGACGACGTCGACGCGGTCGCCGACCGCGTCCGAGATCTTATCCTCGCCCCGGGGTCGCCCGAGTTGAAGCCGTGGGGAACCTACGAGTTCGCGGTGAGCGATCCGGATGGGACGCTCGTCAGGATCGGACGGATCTCGGACTAG
- a CDS encoding NUDIX hydrolase codes for MTQGAEDGVRIGLSAVVITLRDRQAVVLTTPTEDGSRALPFGPFDPVRDRTFERALRDFVTAQTGFRLGFVEQLYTFGDAGRASPRATPGPGRHREVSVGYLALTPDAAEGQTHDARWDAVFEFFPWEDRRGGQDTQIAEGLHAWADGDEHRLARARALFALTPDHRWNEERVLERYELLYEARLVAEAWRDADLSPTQPMPGRIMTSDHRRILATALGRLRSKLKYRPVLFDLTPGVFTLSQLQAGAEAVSGLSLHKQNFRRGVERTGLVEATGQLSSTTGGRPAELFRFKGVDAQTGAAPGLSLPAQR; via the coding sequence ATGACCCAGGGGGCGGAGGACGGCGTTCGCATCGGTCTGTCGGCGGTCGTGATTACCTTGAGAGACCGGCAGGCCGTCGTCCTGACGACCCCGACCGAGGACGGTTCGCGGGCCCTGCCCTTCGGGCCGTTTGATCCCGTGCGCGACCGCACCTTCGAACGCGCCCTACGAGACTTCGTGACGGCTCAGACCGGGTTTCGGCTCGGCTTCGTCGAACAGCTCTACACCTTCGGCGACGCGGGCCGCGCCTCGCCCCGCGCGACGCCCGGCCCTGGGCGTCACAGAGAGGTCTCGGTCGGCTATCTGGCCCTGACGCCCGACGCGGCGGAAGGCCAGACCCACGACGCCCGCTGGGACGCCGTGTTCGAGTTCTTTCCCTGGGAAGACCGGCGCGGCGGCCAAGACACTCAGATCGCGGAAGGCCTTCACGCGTGGGCAGATGGCGACGAGCACCGGCTGGCCCGCGCCCGCGCCCTGTTCGCCCTGACGCCCGATCACCGCTGGAACGAAGAGCGGGTGCTGGAGCGCTATGAACTGCTCTACGAAGCGCGTCTGGTTGCCGAGGCCTGGCGCGACGCCGATCTGTCGCCCACGCAGCCCATGCCGGGCCGCATCATGACCTCCGATCACCGGCGCATCCTGGCGACTGCGCTCGGCCGCCTGCGCAGCAAGCTGAAATACCGCCCGGTCCTGTTCGATCTGACGCCTGGCGTCTTCACCCTTTCCCAACTTCAGGCCGGCGCCGAGGCCGTGTCGGGCCTCAGCCTGCACAAGCAGAATTTCCGGCGCGGCGTGGAGCGGACAGGGCTTGTCGAGGCCACCGGACAGCTCTCTTCCACAACGGGCGGGCGACCCGCCGAACTGTTTCGATTCAAGGGCGTTGACGCCCAGACCGGCGCCGCGCCGGGCCTGTCTTTGCCCGCGCAAAGATAG
- a CDS encoding TetR/AcrR family transcriptional regulator, with translation MKRTRAAIFDALIRLIFERRYDAIRTADVIEAAGVGRSTFYEHFRNKDEVLLAVIEPVFIPLAAAASGRTSRAALKAMLEHVWPQRALARMLFEPPLLSKLQRKLATMIEARWPMGAERAAALLSAGNAAGQMAMLRMWLIGEVSCSSDELAGWFMEFSAPPAPTCTDMNHPMSFFGTDGEVR, from the coding sequence ATGAAGCGCACCCGCGCGGCGATCTTCGACGCCCTTATCCGCCTGATCTTCGAGCGCCGGTACGACGCCATCCGCACGGCCGATGTCATCGAGGCCGCCGGCGTGGGCCGCTCCACCTTCTATGAGCATTTCCGGAACAAGGACGAGGTTCTGCTCGCGGTGATCGAGCCGGTCTTCATCCCTTTGGCGGCGGCTGCTTCCGGTCGGACCAGTCGAGCCGCGCTGAAGGCCATGCTCGAGCACGTTTGGCCCCAACGCGCCTTGGCCCGGATGCTGTTCGAGCCGCCGCTGTTGTCCAAGCTGCAACGAAAACTGGCGACCATGATCGAGGCCCGTTGGCCGATGGGCGCGGAGAGAGCGGCGGCGCTTCTTTCTGCGGGTAACGCCGCCGGACAGATGGCCATGCTCCGGATGTGGCTGATTGGAGAAGTGTCGTGTTCGTCAGACGAACTCGCCGGATGGTTCATGGAGTTCAGCGCACCGCCCGCGCCGACATGTACCGACATGAACCACCCAATGTCGTTTTTTGGGACAGATGGTGAGGTCCGCTAA
- a CDS encoding YfbR-like 5'-deoxynucleotidase, whose product MAERPTKKNAPRAWQRMLSGRRLDLLDPSPFDIEIEDIAHGLARVARWNGQTIGEHAFSVAQHSCVVEEIAAHIKPGLDPKWRLAALLHDASEYVIGDMISPFKAALGAGYKDFEAKLEAAIHLRYGLPPKTPQTVKTLIKKADKACAFFEATQLAGFTEKESLGFFGSPPEGYSLTIEPQPAPVAQARYLERYRVLAGAVGLIPADDAWHTE is encoded by the coding sequence TTGGCCGAGCGCCCCACCAAGAAGAACGCCCCCCGCGCCTGGCAGCGCATGCTGTCCGGTCGTCGCCTGGATCTGTTGGACCCGTCGCCGTTCGACATCGAGATCGAGGACATCGCCCACGGCCTGGCGCGCGTCGCCCGTTGGAACGGTCAGACCATCGGCGAACACGCCTTTTCGGTCGCCCAGCACTCGTGCGTGGTTGAAGAGATCGCCGCCCACATCAAGCCCGGCCTGGATCCGAAATGGCGTCTGGCCGCCTTGCTGCATGACGCCTCGGAATACGTCATCGGCGACATGATCTCGCCGTTCAAGGCCGCGCTCGGAGCCGGTTACAAGGACTTCGAGGCCAAGCTGGAAGCCGCGATCCACCTCCGCTACGGCCTGCCGCCCAAGACGCCGCAAACGGTCAAGACCCTGATCAAAAAGGCCGACAAGGCCTGCGCCTTCTTTGAGGCGACGCAATTGGCGGGTTTCACCGAAAAGGAATCGCTGGGCTTCTTCGGCAGCCCGCCCGAAGGCTACAGCCTGACGATCGAGCCTCAACCCGCGCCGGTCGCCCAGGCCCGCTATCTTGAACGCTACCGTGTCCTGGCTGGAGCCGTCGGCCTGATCCCCGCCGACGACGCCTGGCATACGGAATAG
- a CDS encoding methyltransferase type 11, producing MRHVLLYLALSASLAACDGDNSVRITTTSSSDDQDAGVLKVIDALQCPDNLGVLTRKGLAAAGGANCVYGGPKGADVVLHLVKLDDRSVDDVLRDFEARASADLPHTVARLAPGAGDAPPPPAIEAGDTTSVEALGVDIKTRGEDASVRLPGLKIETQGDNARVRIGGINIQSKDGQNVRTETSTVSVDANDNSTRVRTRAPGAATRMTYILADDQPGDAGWRQVGFEARGPSGGPIVIAVVRSKDRRNDGIFDDAKELVTLNVGR from the coding sequence ATGCGTCATGTCCTGCTTTATCTAGCTCTCAGCGCCAGCCTGGCTGCCTGCGACGGCGACAACTCGGTCCGCATCACCACCACCTCGTCCAGCGACGATCAGGATGCGGGGGTACTGAAGGTGATCGACGCCCTGCAATGCCCCGACAATCTTGGCGTCCTGACGCGGAAGGGCCTGGCGGCGGCGGGCGGCGCGAACTGCGTCTATGGCGGCCCCAAGGGCGCCGACGTCGTGCTGCATCTGGTCAAGCTGGATGATCGCTCCGTCGATGACGTGCTGCGGGATTTCGAAGCGCGCGCCAGCGCCGATCTGCCCCATACTGTCGCGCGCCTTGCTCCCGGGGCCGGAGATGCGCCGCCGCCGCCAGCGATCGAGGCAGGCGATACGACTTCTGTCGAGGCGCTCGGGGTCGACATCAAGACGCGTGGCGAGGACGCCTCGGTCCGCTTGCCCGGCCTGAAGATCGAGACCCAGGGCGATAACGCCAGAGTCCGCATCGGCGGCATCAATATCCAGTCCAAGGACGGACAAAACGTCCGCACCGAAACCTCGACGGTCAGCGTGGACGCCAACGACAACTCCACGCGCGTGCGCACCCGTGCGCCGGGCGCAGCGACGCGCATGACCTATATCCTGGCTGACGATCAGCCCGGCGATGCGGGTTGGCGCCAAGTCGGCTTCGAGGCGCGCGGCCCCAGTGGCGGCCCGATCGTGATCGCCGTGGTCAGGTCCAAGGATCGCCGCAACGACGGCATTTTCGACGACGCCAAGGAGCTGGTCACGCTGAACGTCGGACGCTGA